Proteins co-encoded in one Kribbella solani genomic window:
- a CDS encoding sodium-translocating pyrophosphatase: MSALLAAQAVDLSSSNTTLVIVVGVIAILAVAIAMVFRGQVLAANDGTENMKTIAAAVQEGASAYLSRQFRTLSVFAVVAFLLLFLLPAHGSNETTLKIFRSVFFLVGAGFSALIGYLGMWLATRANVRVAAAARDEGRDPAMRVAFRTGGTVGMATVGFGLFGAALVVLLFKGDAPTVLEGFGFGAAMLAMFMRVGGGIFTKAADVGADLVGKVEQNIPEDDPRNAATIADNVGDNVGDCAGMAADLFESYAVMLVASLILGKAAFGEQGLVFPLIVPAIGAVTAVIGVFLTRPRTGENGLRTINRAFYISAVVSGVLCAVAAFVYLPGSFKELTGAAGTAIANTDGDPRLIATVSVIIGIVLAAIILALTGYFTGTEDKPVKDVGKTSLTGAATVILSGISVGFESAVYTAVVIAAAVYGAFLVGGTGVVALFAIALAGCGLLTTVGVIVAMDTFGPVSDNAQGIAEMSGDVEGEAAQILTELDAVGNTTKAITKGIAIATAVLAATALFGSYTDAIRTALADNYAKFEADALVFNPGTLVGLILGAAVVFMFSGLAINAVGRAAGAVVYEVRRQFRDIPGIMEGTGKPEYGKVVDICTRDSLRELATPGLLAITAPIAVGFGLGAPALAGYLAGAIGSGTLMAVFLANSGGAWDNAKKLVEDGNHGGKGSPAHEATVIGDTVGDPFKDTAGPAINPLIKVMNLVSVLIAPAVVGYSAIGNNTNTALRIIIAVVALAILVVAVYISKRRESVIADTPAEAKAAA, from the coding sequence ATGTCCGCGCTGCTTGCTGCACAAGCGGTGGATCTTTCGTCGAGCAACACCACACTGGTGATCGTCGTCGGAGTGATCGCGATTCTCGCGGTCGCGATCGCGATGGTCTTCCGGGGCCAGGTGCTTGCCGCGAACGATGGCACCGAGAACATGAAGACGATCGCCGCCGCGGTCCAGGAAGGCGCTTCGGCCTACCTGAGCCGGCAGTTCCGGACGCTGTCCGTCTTCGCCGTTGTCGCCTTTCTGCTGCTCTTCCTGCTGCCCGCCCACGGTAGCAACGAGACCACACTGAAGATCTTCCGGTCGGTCTTCTTCCTGGTCGGCGCGGGCTTCTCCGCGCTGATCGGCTATCTGGGCATGTGGCTGGCGACCCGCGCCAACGTCCGGGTCGCCGCGGCTGCCCGGGACGAGGGCCGCGACCCGGCGATGCGGGTGGCGTTCCGGACCGGCGGCACCGTCGGGATGGCGACCGTCGGTTTCGGTCTGTTCGGTGCCGCGCTGGTGGTGCTGCTCTTCAAGGGTGACGCCCCGACCGTGCTCGAGGGCTTCGGTTTCGGCGCCGCGATGCTGGCCATGTTCATGCGGGTCGGCGGCGGTATCTTCACCAAGGCCGCCGACGTCGGCGCCGACCTGGTCGGCAAGGTCGAGCAGAACATTCCCGAGGACGACCCCCGGAACGCCGCGACGATCGCCGACAACGTCGGTGACAACGTCGGCGACTGTGCCGGCATGGCGGCCGACCTGTTCGAGTCCTACGCCGTGATGCTGGTGGCCTCGCTGATCCTGGGCAAGGCCGCGTTCGGCGAGCAGGGCCTGGTGTTCCCGCTGATCGTCCCGGCGATCGGCGCCGTCACCGCGGTGATCGGGGTCTTCCTGACCCGGCCGCGGACCGGTGAGAACGGCCTGCGCACGATCAACCGTGCCTTCTACATCTCCGCGGTGGTCTCCGGCGTGCTCTGTGCGGTGGCGGCGTTCGTCTATCTGCCCGGCAGCTTCAAGGAACTGACCGGCGCGGCCGGCACCGCGATCGCGAACACCGACGGCGACCCGCGACTGATCGCCACCGTCTCGGTGATCATCGGCATCGTGCTGGCAGCCATCATCCTGGCCCTGACCGGTTACTTCACCGGCACCGAGGACAAGCCGGTCAAGGACGTCGGCAAGACCTCGCTGACCGGCGCGGCCACCGTCATCCTGTCCGGTATCTCGGTCGGCTTCGAGTCCGCCGTGTACACCGCCGTGGTGATCGCGGCGGCCGTGTACGGCGCCTTCCTGGTCGGTGGTACCGGCGTCGTCGCGCTGTTCGCGATCGCGCTGGCCGGTTGTGGTCTGCTCACCACGGTCGGCGTCATCGTCGCGATGGACACCTTCGGCCCGGTCTCCGACAACGCGCAGGGCATCGCCGAGATGTCCGGTGACGTCGAGGGCGAAGCGGCCCAGATCCTGACCGAGCTGGACGCCGTCGGCAACACCACGAAGGCGATCACCAAGGGCATCGCGATCGCGACCGCCGTACTCGCCGCGACCGCGCTGTTCGGCTCGTACACGGACGCGATCCGGACCGCGCTGGCGGACAACTACGCCAAGTTCGAGGCGGACGCGCTGGTGTTCAACCCGGGCACGCTGGTCGGCCTGATCCTCGGTGCGGCCGTCGTGTTCATGTTCTCCGGCCTGGCCATCAACGCCGTCGGCCGGGCCGCCGGCGCGGTCGTGTACGAGGTGCGCCGGCAGTTCCGGGACATCCCCGGGATCATGGAAGGCACCGGCAAGCCGGAGTACGGCAAGGTCGTGGACATCTGCACCCGCGACTCGCTGCGTGAGCTGGCCACCCCCGGTCTGCTCGCGATCACCGCGCCGATCGCCGTCGGCTTCGGTCTGGGTGCCCCGGCGCTGGCCGGTTACCTGGCCGGTGCGATCGGCTCCGGCACGCTGATGGCGGTCTTCCTGGCCAACTCCGGTGGTGCCTGGGACAACGCCAAGAAGCTGGTCGAGGACGGCAACCACGGCGGTAAGGGTTCGCCCGCGCACGAGGCCACCGTCATCGGTGACACCGTCGGTGACCCGTTCAAGGACACCGCTGGTCCGGCCATCAACCCGCTGATCAAGGTGATGAACCTGGTCTCGGTGCTGATCGCTCCGGCCGTCGTCGGCTACTCCGCGATCGGCAACAACACCAACACCGCGCTGCGGATCATCATCGCGGTCGTCGCGCTGGCCATCCTGGTGGTCGCGGTGTACATCTCCAAGCGCCGGGAGTCGGTCATCGCCGACACTCCGGCGGAGGCGAAGGCCGCGGCCTGA
- a CDS encoding STAS domain-containing protein yields MDLSLTARAEGGRTVIEVAGEIDVYTAPKLREKIAALVDEGSHDLVIDLEGVEFLDSTGLGVLVGGLKRVRTHDGSLSLVCTQERLLKIFRITGLTKVFDIHPDVASAI; encoded by the coding sequence GTGGATCTGTCGCTGACCGCGCGCGCCGAGGGCGGGCGGACCGTCATCGAGGTGGCGGGGGAGATCGACGTCTACACCGCACCGAAGCTCCGCGAGAAGATCGCCGCGCTCGTCGACGAAGGGAGTCACGACCTCGTCATCGACCTGGAAGGCGTGGAGTTCCTGGACTCCACCGGACTCGGCGTCCTCGTCGGCGGACTGAAACGGGTGCGTACCCACGACGGTTCGCTGTCCCTGGTCTGTACCCAGGAACGGCTGCTGAAGATCTTCCGGATCACCGGGCTGACGAAGGTCTTCGACATCCACCCCGACGTCGCCTCGGCGATCTGA